A window of Primulina tabacum isolate GXHZ01 chromosome 4, ASM2559414v2, whole genome shotgun sequence contains these coding sequences:
- the LOC142543413 gene encoding heavy metal-associated isoprenylated plant protein 32-like → MNKEEFLKIQTCVLKVNIHCDGCKQKVKKILQKIDGVYTIKIDSEQGKVTVSGNIDAATLVKKLTKNGKHAEIWGASKANNNHQNHLNNQLKNLHIDHGKGGNNKGQGQKNGGNNPPKGGPQGQNPQIQQQLQQLQQLKGFQDMRMPINNKDQNQKSVKFNLPEEEDMTDDDDYDDYDDDDYDDDDDDYDDDEMDDMPMHNKKLVMGNGHGGAQMPNIMMKNNMMKGVGNAGNNGGNGAGNLSKGGGGGGNIPVQMNLGGANGGKKGGNGNNNGGNQNQGGGKGGKNGGGQPQDGKNGGGHNKNGNGGGGGVGGAGNGINFNANGAKNGGGMMPTTMMNMGQMGKNMPMPMGQMGNLPMGQMGNLSAVQGLPASAANGGGGGGAGYFPGVAAPEQMAGNPYYQQQLATMMMNQQRANGNERFHPMMYARPPPAVNYMPPYPPYPYPPPPGDRVDQYSMFSDENTSSCTVM, encoded by the exons ATGAACAAGGAGGAGTTCTTGAAGATCCAG ACTTGTGTTCTTAAAGTCAATATACACTGTGATGGCTGTAAGCAAAAAGTGAAGAAAATCTTGCAGAAGATTGATG GGgtttacacaataaaaatagaTTCAGAGCAGGGGAAGGTCACTGTTTCAGGCAATATTGACGCAGCCACACTTGTCAAGAAACTTACAAAGAATGGAAAACATGCTGAGATTTGGGGCGCGAGCAAGGCAAATAACAATCATCAAAACCATCTGAATAATCAGTTAAAGAATCTGCATATTGATCATGGAAAAGGTGGAAATAACAAAGGCCAAGGTCAAAAGAATGGTGGAAACAACCCGCCGAAAGGTGGGCCACAGGGCCAAAATCCTCAGATTCAGCAGCAGCTTCAACAATTGCAACAGTTGAAAGGGTTTCAAGATATGAGAATGCCCATAAACAACAAGGACCAGAACCAGAAGTCTGTTAAGTTCAATCTGCCTGAGGAGGAAGATATGACCGATGACGATGACTATGATGACTATGACGACGATGACTATGACGACGATGACGACGACTATGATGATGATGAAATGGATGATATGCCTATGCATAATAAGAAGCTTGTTATGGGCAATGGCCATGGAGGTGCTCAGATGCCTAACATCATGATGAAAAATAACATGATGAAGGGTGTTGGAAATGCTGGTAATAATGGAGGAAATGGAGCTGGAAATTTGAGTAAAGGCGGCGGCGGTGGTGGGAATATACCTGTGCAGATGAATCTTGGTGGCGCTAACGGTGGAAAGAAAGGTGGTAATGGGAATAACAATGGTGGCAACCAAAACCAAGGTGGCGGAAAGGGCGGTAAGAACGGTGGTGGGCAGCCGCAAGACGGCAAAAACGGTGGCGGCCATAATAAAAATGGCAatggtggcggtggaggagtTGGTGGGGCTGGTAATGGCATCAATTTTAATGCTAATGGAGCCAAGAATGGGGGTGGCATGATGCCTACCACGATGATGAATATGGGACAAATGGGAAAGAACATGCCGATGCCAATGGGTCAAATGGGTAATCTTCCAATGGGCCAAATGGGCAATCTTTCCGCCGTACAAGGCCTTCCGGCCTCAGCTGCTaacggtggtggaggtggtggtgcaGGGTACTTCCCGGGCGTTGCCGCCCCCGAGCAGATGGCTGGGAACCCCTATTATCAGCAACAACTCGCAACAATGATGATGAATCAGCAACGTGCCAACGGGAACGAGAGGTTTCACCCGATGATGTATGCTCGGCCTCCCCCTGCCGTTAACTACATGCCTCCCTACCCCCCATATCCCTACCCTCCGCCTCCGGGTGACCGAGTCGATCAGTATTCCATGTTTAGCGACGAAAACACATCCAGCTGTACGGTTATGTGA
- the LOC142543415 gene encoding uncharacterized protein LOC142543415, producing MQKSGKTDLLWGVYRHVIETRVRPDKVTTQIMVNALCKEGKLEDFLDIVNRMCGKKCSDSALIVNTCLVYEVIEGDRIEDGLLSLMQMLQKDIIVDTVSYSSVVFAKVKMGNLNTAMEIYGEMLKRGFQENAFVCSLFIGAYCEERRIDEAIPLLEEMESLGYKPPAETFNLMIKGCSINGLLDDSLVFCKKMVLVGYVPSCSAANEMIGKLCENGKTKQDDEMLTILLDNGLTCDENAFSHLIDGYCKDGSIERATTILFEMEFRSLSHNMLGFTSLIVGFCKCERLIEADEYLEMMKSRSLLPSPNVYKELISSHLRKGGKTRALQLNCEMVGTWPKTDDS from the coding sequence ATGCAAAAATCTGGTAAGACCGATTTGCTTTGGGGTGTATATCGCCACGTGATTGAAACAAGGGTTCGCCCAGATAAAGTAACAACGCAAATTATGGTTAATGCTTTATGTAAAGAAGGAAAGTTGGAAGATTTTCTTGATATTGTAAATAGGATGTGTGGGAAGAAGTGTTCGGATTCTGCGCTGATCGTGAATACTTGTTTGGTCTACGAAGTTATAGAGGGAGATCGGATAGAAGATGGATTACTGTCATTGATGCAAATGTTGCAGAAAGACATAATCGTGGACACCGTTTCATATTCGTCGGTCGTGTTTGCCAAAGTCAAGATGGGAAATCTGAATACTGCTATGGAGATATATGGGGAAATGCTTAAGAGAGGTTTTCAAGAGAATGCTTTTGTCTGCAGTTTGTTCATTGGAGCATATTGTGAGGAGAGAAGGATCGATGAAGCAATTCCACTGTTAGAAGAGATGGAAAGTTTGGGATATAAGCCACCGGCAGAGACCTTTAATCTGATGATTAAAGGTTGTTCTATAAACGGACTATTGGATGATAGCTTGGTATTTTGTAAGAAAATGGTGTTGGTAGGGTATGTGCCTAGTTGTTCAGCTGCTAATGAGATGATTGGGAAGCTTTGTGAAAATGGGAAGACCAAGCAGGATGATGAGATGCTGACCATCTTGTTGGATAATGGGCTTACTTGTGATGAAAATGCATTTTCTCATCTGATTGATGGTTATTGTAAAGATGGTAGTATTGAAAGGGCTACAACGATTTTATTTGAGATGGAGTTCAGATCATTATCTCATAATATGTTGGGTTTTACTTCTTTGATTGTTGGGTTCTGCAAGTGTGAGAGATTAATAGAAGCGGACGAGTATCTGGAAATGATGAAATCCAGGTCACTGCTTCCAAGTCCAAATGTTTATAAGGAATTAATTTCTAGTCACTTGAGGAAGGGTGGCAAAACAAGGGCTCTTCAACTTAACTGTGAGATGGTTGGAACATGGCCGAAGACTGATGATTCCTGA